The following coding sequences are from one Culex quinquefasciatus strain JHB chromosome 1, VPISU_Cqui_1.0_pri_paternal, whole genome shotgun sequence window:
- the LOC6047984 gene encoding zinc finger protein 471 isoform X1: MSSELIIGDTESCLKPCRLCLREYKNDFMQDIFTEESNLEERVIKAVSVEPSRADPMTHICSNCNALVALIIDFRTACRQANDLLKSETYRTVRSSTWERPNAEETFRRAANLVQEHRYEVKALLKSNKCHVGEATQNFLEDVECEPETPQYLEQDDESPSSPEESSIAARLTCGKRGREKIMCPICGEMVSLETLEGHQNRHAGVQPFTCDIPGCGAKLYSQLALRQHRSRHKSASKFYDCGVCGKRIKSAAYWLIHRKSHTEEPRFSCDICGKKFHRKYKLKQHSTVHSGIAEFQCEICGKYFTIKHNLTAHYKLHARKDQKAMTNRNFNEK, from the exons ATGAGTTCGGAACTAATTATTGGTGATACTGAATCTTGTTTAAAACCATGCCGTTTGTGCCTACGagaatacaaaaatgatttcatGCAAGACATCTTCACGGAGGAATCCAACTTGGAAGAGCGCGTAATAAAGGCAGTTTCGGTTGAG CCCTCTCGCGCTGATCCAATGACCCACATTTGCTCAAACTGTAACGCCCTAGTCGCCCTGATCATCGACTTTCGAACTGCTTGTCGACAAGCCAACGATCTTTTAAAAAGCGAAACTTATAGAACTGTACGATCTTCTACCTGGGAACGCCCAAATGCGGAAGAAACGTTCCGCCGAGCTGCCAACCTAGTTCAAGAACATCGCTATGAAGTCAAAGCTCTACTGAAGAGCAACAAATGTCACGTTGGCGAAGCCACACAAAATTTCCTGGAGGACGTCGAGTGTGAACCGGAAACACCACAATATCTCGAGCAAGACGACGAATCTCCCTCTTCGCCGGAAGAATCTTCCATAGCAGCTCGACTTACATGCGGAAAGCGAGGCCGTGAAAAGATCATGTGCCCCATTTGCGGCGAGATGGTGTCGCTGGAGACCCTCGAAGGCCACCAGAACCGGCACGCCGGGGTGCAACCTTTCACGTGCGATATTCCAGGCTGCGGGGCAAAGTTGTACTCCCAGCTTGCCCTGCGGCAGCACCGCAGTCGGCACAAGTCTGCGAGCAAGTTCTACGACTGTGGAGTGTGCGGCAAGCGGATCAAGAGCGCGGCCTATTGGTTGATCCATCGGAAGAGCCACACGGAAGAGCCGCGGTTTTCGTGCGATATTTGCGGGAAAAAGTTCCACCGGAA ATACAAGCTGAAACAGCACTCCACGGTGCACTCCGGAATTGCAGAGTTTCAGTGTGAAATTTGCGGCAAATATTTTACCATTAAGCACAACTTGACGGCGCACTACAAGTTACATGCTAGGAAAGATCAAAAAGCAATGACAAACAGAAACTTTAACGAAAAATAA
- the LOC6046170 gene encoding uncharacterized protein LOC6046170, whose amino-acid sequence MWKPIELALLSLGVILLSNQIAQTNALLKRCYQCRSRGELGSCKDPFTYNATQVENEHGVTAVPCASGWCGKVIEGQGSFREDGEWKITFLT is encoded by the exons ATGTGGAAACCGATCGAGTTGGCGCTGCTTTCGCTGGGAGTAATACTACTTTCTAATCAAATCGCCCAAACCAATG CCCTCCTGAAGCGATGCTACCAGTGCAGATCCCGGGGGGAGCTCGGAAGCTGCAAGGATCCGTTTACGTACAATGCGACCCAGGTGGAGAATGAACACGGTGTGACGGCGGTTCCGTGCGCGTCCGGCTGGTGCGGAAAGGTCATCGAGGGACAGGGATCGTTCCGGGAAGATGGTGAGtggaaaataacatttttaacataA
- the LOC119765334 gene encoding uncharacterized protein LOC119765334, translated as METINGFAKDCFKELNIPSDSNLLARALKTKLTTFSDQDIDFLACMGKKVGALDAEGVYHSQPIEGFFLQSGNTFNKQEMVDVVEICIGQQVRGTPYKDNVAKFNKCFYENKKFDLM; from the exons ATGGAAACCATCAACGGATTCGCCAAAGATTGCTTCAAAGAGCTGAACATTCCAAGCGATTCGAATTTACTCGCGAGAGCTTTGAAAACTAAATTAACGACTTTCAGCGATCAGGACATC GACTTTCTCGCCTGCATGGGAAAAAAGGTTGGAGCGCTGGACGCGGAGGGAGTCTATCATTCGCAGCCGATCGAGGGCTTCTTTCTGCAGAGCGGAAACACCTTCAACAAGCAGGAAATGGTCGACGTGGTCGAGATTTGCATCGGCCAGCAGGTTAGGGGAACGCCTTACAAGGATAACGTGGCAAAGTTTAACAAGTGTTTCTATGAGAAcaagaaatttgatttgatgtag